A genomic stretch from Chitinophagaceae bacterium includes:
- a CDS encoding low molecular weight phosphotyrosine protein phosphatase, translating to MVCLGNICRSPLAEGVLQNKAWKAGLNWSVESAGTGAWHAGEPPHQLSAKVAKLNGVDISRQRARQFVKEDFLQYDFIYVMDSSNYIDVKQISGKLWKEEKVDLLLNELYPGENRNVPDPWYGKEDGYHKVYEMIEKACDKIIQKYEAGSKR from the coding sequence ATGGTTTGTCTGGGAAATATTTGTCGCAGTCCATTGGCAGAAGGTGTATTGCAAAACAAAGCATGGAAAGCAGGATTAAACTGGAGTGTTGAAAGTGCAGGCACAGGTGCATGGCATGCAGGTGAGCCGCCACATCAATTAAGTGCAAAAGTGGCAAAGTTGAATGGTGTAGATATCAGCAGGCAGCGGGCAAGACAGTTTGTGAAAGAAGATTTTCTGCAATACGATTTTATTTATGTGATGGACAGCAGTAATTACATTGATGTAAAACAGATCAGTGGAAAATTATGGAAAGAAGAAAAAGTGGATCTGCTGCTGAATGAATTATATCCCGGTGAAAACAGGAATGTTCCTGATCCCTGGTATGGAAAAGAAGATGGATATCATAAAGTGTATGAGATGATTGAGAAAGCATGTGACAAGATCATTCAGAAGTATGAAGCAGGAAGTAAGAGGTAA
- a CDS encoding histidine--tRNA ligase, translated as MAKVNVSLPQGTRDFGADVVRKRNYIFTTIKTVFELYGFEPLETPAMENLDTLMGKYGEEGDKLIFKILNNGLDNPAKHQQAKEDFEKVLAGKNTSGLTERALKYDLTIPFARYVAMNHNQLTMPFKRYQVQPVWRADRPQKGRYREFYQCDADVVGSNSLLNEVELANIYSTVFAKLGVDVDIKINSRKILAALAEVCGGTEKIVDITVAIDKLDKIGMEKVKEELTQRGLNTDQIAVIEKYLLISGTNEEKLQQIKSLLGKSETGKKGIEEIETILNYPLTTQNSRLSIDFTLARGLNYYTGIIFEVKANNVQMGSIGGGGRYDDLTGLFGVPNIPGVGISFGVDRIYDVMEELKLFPAGVHTGTKVLFFNLGKDESKKAFELMQQLRSKGISCELFHEQAKFDKQFKYAEKKQIPFIVIIGTKELETATCNVKNLQTGVQETISFNDLLNKFF; from the coding sequence ATGGCAAAGGTTAATGTATCACTACCACAAGGCACAAGAGATTTTGGAGCAGACGTTGTACGTAAACGCAATTATATTTTCACTACCATTAAAACGGTTTTTGAATTATATGGGTTTGAGCCATTAGAGACACCTGCCATGGAAAATCTTGATACATTGATGGGAAAGTATGGTGAAGAAGGTGATAAATTAATTTTCAAAATTCTGAATAATGGATTGGACAACCCTGCAAAACATCAACAGGCGAAAGAAGATTTTGAAAAAGTACTGGCAGGAAAAAATACAAGCGGACTTACTGAGCGTGCATTAAAATATGATCTTACTATTCCTTTTGCAAGATATGTGGCCATGAATCACAATCAACTAACCATGCCATTCAAGCGCTACCAGGTGCAACCGGTGTGGAGAGCTGACCGTCCGCAGAAAGGACGTTACCGTGAGTTTTATCAATGTGATGCAGATGTGGTGGGAAGCAACTCTTTATTGAATGAAGTTGAACTTGCCAATATCTATTCAACTGTTTTTGCAAAACTGGGAGTTGATGTAGATATAAAAATCAACAGCAGGAAAATACTGGCGGCGTTAGCTGAAGTATGTGGCGGTACAGAAAAGATAGTGGACATAACTGTTGCCATTGACAAGCTGGACAAGATTGGTATGGAGAAAGTAAAAGAAGAATTAACACAGCGTGGATTGAATACTGATCAAATTGCTGTTATCGAAAAATACCTGCTCATCAGCGGAACTAATGAAGAAAAATTACAGCAGATCAAATCATTGCTTGGCAAATCTGAAACAGGCAAGAAAGGAATCGAAGAAATTGAAACAATTCTGAACTATCCCCTCACGACTCAAAACTCACGACTATCAATTGATTTTACTCTTGCCCGTGGCTTAAACTATTACACCGGGATCATCTTTGAAGTAAAAGCAAACAATGTGCAGATGGGAAGCATTGGTGGCGGCGGCCGCTATGATGATTTGACTGGTTTATTCGGCGTACCCAATATTCCCGGTGTTGGTATTTCGTTTGGAGTTGACAGGATTTATGATGTAATGGAAGAATTGAAACTGTTCCCTGCAGGAGTTCATACAGGAACAAAGGTTTTATTCTTTAATCTCGGTAAAGATGAAAGTAAAAAAGCATTTGAACTGATGCAGCAACTGCGCAGCAAAGGAATCAGCTGTGAATTGTTTCATGAACAGGCAAAGTTTGATAAGCAGTTTAAATATGCTGAAAAAAAACAGATCCCTTTCATTGTCATCATCGGAACCAAAGAACTTGAAACAGCTACCTGTAATGTAAAAAACCTGCAAACAGGTGTTCAGGAAACAATTTCATTTAATGATCTGCTGAATAAATTTTTCTGA
- a CDS encoding T9SS type A sorting domain-containing protein, whose translation MRQNIPVLILLPFLSAIILFSVFMNRQTLSKQQNTVDWKQSQFEEPAFDKRRNEYMYNMVKDPVTGRIPDGIIEKSYQQALQAPERNSVLRTEDNNTYFQGGALNAGGRSRTIMYDKRFNGSSNRVILAGSVSGGIFRSTDGGNSWTNVTKPNEIHNVHWIVQDTGSVARMDTWYAGGGEHWGNTATENGATFMSDALYKSIDNGATWTKLPQAFTTGAATASGPFLLERFDHPFDFVHKIAINPLNGHIYVGCHRRLLRSTDGGQTWIVVFVGAVAGFADGGTFDVVVSSTGRVIVAINGGNEDPAIRGVWSSPTGNVSSFTRLAGGSVLGVDSVDGWRGNSYDSRTLNGQPNPVPKRILLALAPSDNNIMYVMYENGAAFGNDADLYHVNLTTNTWTNRSINVPDFGGTVGTFSTQEGYDMFVAVKPDNPNFVILGGVNLFRSTDGFSTTSNTTWIGGYADANPNTNNFLYVNHHPDQHSVAFRSDNPNEMISAHDGGLSLTTNILAATVAYTMVPNYQTFQYYYVAIDPGTGRNNFAGGMQDNGTWLRDRVGILGTAVNDSNKHRFIFPALSGDGGAVGLAANNAGQQYLYGSSQLGTIRRISLPTINVGTSIRPAGLTSTPGGGANEFGEFVTNFKLNPSNTNDLYYINFNRLFRTTDAPTVDPNTWTELTGVSSAVEPANNANTGIYIRSLAFSWGTYQASHVMYIGTTDGRVFRLDDPRNAAASQTPVNLAIPAPFGANIQDIAVNPNNDNEIMAVVSNYEISNANVTSVWWTNNAKSATPTWVNAEGNMITAASVRSCAIVVKKDAGNNPVTEYYIGTSVGLFSVVDNTPATPPVFTTWFREVGTTLNLPIVQSLAYRPVDNVLLVGTHGNGMYFAYLGTPNYTPNQATGINDPILNDKNFISKIYPTVSSSRVDYQTGNRYTIKTISIQLLNANGQIVYKNAGAYQNGSVDISKLAKGVYVLSIISDDRKYKYLQKIIKQ comes from the coding sequence ATGCGGCAAAACATTCCGGTATTGATCTTGCTCCCTTTCCTGAGTGCAATCATTTTGTTTTCTGTTTTCATGAACAGGCAAACCCTTTCGAAGCAACAAAATACGGTTGATTGGAAGCAAAGTCAATTTGAAGAACCTGCATTTGATAAGCGGAGAAATGAATATATGTATAACATGGTGAAAGATCCTGTTACGGGCCGTATTCCGGATGGCATTATTGAGAAGTCTTATCAGCAGGCATTGCAGGCTCCTGAGCGGAACTCTGTTTTAAGAACTGAAGATAATAATACCTATTTCCAGGGAGGAGCATTAAATGCAGGGGGACGTTCAAGAACAATCATGTATGACAAACGCTTTAACGGAAGTTCAAACCGTGTAATACTTGCAGGTTCTGTGAGCGGTGGAATTTTTCGCTCAACTGATGGAGGCAACAGCTGGACAAATGTTACCAAGCCAAACGAAATTCATAATGTTCACTGGATTGTTCAGGATACAGGTTCTGTTGCCCGAATGGATACATGGTATGCAGGCGGCGGTGAGCACTGGGGAAATACAGCAACTGAAAATGGCGCCACTTTTATGAGTGATGCGCTTTATAAATCTATTGATAATGGTGCTACATGGACAAAACTTCCGCAAGCGTTCACTACTGGTGCTGCAACTGCTTCAGGGCCTTTTTTGCTTGAACGTTTTGACCATCCATTTGACTTCGTTCACAAAATAGCCATCAACCCGCTGAATGGTCATATATATGTTGGCTGCCACAGAAGATTATTGCGCTCAACGGATGGCGGCCAGACCTGGATAGTAGTTTTTGTTGGGGCTGTTGCAGGTTTTGCTGATGGAGGTACATTTGACGTTGTAGTAAGTTCAACCGGAAGAGTTATTGTTGCTATTAATGGCGGGAACGAAGACCCTGCCATACGTGGTGTCTGGAGTTCACCCACAGGAAATGTTTCTTCATTTACAAGGTTGGCAGGCGGCTCTGTTTTAGGTGTTGACAGTGTTGATGGCTGGAGGGGTAATTCTTATGATTCAAGAACTCTTAACGGGCAGCCAAACCCTGTTCCAAAAAGAATCCTGCTGGCATTAGCTCCTTCTGATAACAACATTATGTATGTGATGTATGAAAATGGTGCTGCATTTGGAAATGACGCAGACCTTTACCATGTTAATTTAACAACTAATACCTGGACCAACAGAAGTATTAATGTCCCCGATTTTGGAGGTACGGTTGGTACATTTTCAACTCAGGAAGGATACGATATGTTTGTTGCAGTAAAACCCGATAACCCAAACTTCGTAATACTCGGAGGTGTTAACCTGTTTCGGTCAACAGACGGTTTCAGCACAACTTCCAATACAACATGGATTGGTGGATATGCAGATGCAAATCCAAATACAAATAATTTCCTTTACGTGAATCATCATCCGGACCAGCATTCAGTTGCATTCAGGTCAGACAATCCGAATGAAATGATTTCTGCACATGATGGAGGCCTTTCTTTAACAACAAATATTCTGGCAGCAACCGTGGCTTATACAATGGTACCGAATTATCAAACCTTTCAGTACTATTATGTAGCGATTGACCCGGGAACCGGACGCAACAATTTTGCAGGTGGAATGCAGGATAATGGAACATGGTTGAGAGACCGGGTGGGTATTTTGGGAACAGCAGTAAATGACAGTAACAAACACCGTTTCATTTTCCCTGCACTTTCGGGAGATGGTGGTGCAGTTGGTCTTGCAGCAAATAATGCTGGACAACAATATTTATACGGCTCATCTCAACTGGGAACGATCAGGAGAATAAGCCTGCCAACTATAAATGTCGGCACTTCAATCAGGCCAGCAGGATTAACAAGTACTCCCGGAGGCGGAGCAAATGAATTTGGTGAATTTGTAACCAACTTTAAATTAAACCCAAGCAATACCAATGATCTCTATTACATAAATTTTAATCGATTATTCCGCACAACAGATGCTCCAACAGTTGACCCCAACACCTGGACAGAATTAACCGGTGTAAGCTCAGCTGTTGAACCTGCTAATAATGCAAATACAGGAATTTATATCCGTTCGCTTGCATTCAGCTGGGGAACTTACCAGGCTTCGCATGTGATGTATATTGGCACAACTGACGGAAGAGTTTTCAGACTAGATGACCCAAGAAATGCTGCCGCTTCGCAGACACCTGTTAATCTGGCAATACCGGCTCCGTTCGGTGCAAATATTCAGGACATTGCTGTTAACCCCAATAATGACAATGAAATCATGGCAGTTGTATCAAACTATGAAATCAGTAATGCAAACGTTACAAGTGTATGGTGGACCAATAATGCAAAATCTGCAACACCAACATGGGTAAATGCTGAAGGAAATATGATAACTGCAGCTTCTGTTCGCAGTTGTGCCATTGTTGTAAAAAAAGATGCCGGCAATAATCCTGTAACTGAATACTATATCGGCACTTCTGTTGGATTATTCAGTGTTGTAGATAATACACCTGCAACTCCTCCTGTATTTACAACCTGGTTCCGTGAAGTAGGAACCACATTAAACCTTCCCATTGTGCAATCACTTGCTTACCGTCCTGTTGATAATGTACTGTTGGTTGGCACGCATGGTAATGGTATGTACTTCGCCTATCTCGGCACACCTAACTATACACCCAACCAGGCAACAGGAATCAATGATCCCATACTGAATGATAAAAACTTCATCAGTAAAATTTACCCAACTGTAAGCAGCAGCAGGGTTGATTATCAAACAGGCAACAGGTATACGATTAAAACTATCAGTATACAATTGCTGAATGCAAATGGGCAGATAGTTTATAAAAATGCAGGAGCTTACCAGAATGGATCTGTTGATATCAGCAAACTGGCAAAGGGAGTTTATGTATTATCAATCATCAGTGACGACCGGAAATACAAATACCTGCAAAAAATAATTAAACAGTAA
- a CDS encoding acetyl-CoA C-acyltransferase has translation MKPVYIIDSLRTPIGKYGGVLASVRPDDLLAHVIKALIHRNGSIDVNAIEDVIAGAANQSGEDNRNVARMAALLAGLPVTVAGNTVNRLCASGLQAIMDASRAIACGDGDIYIAGGVESMSRAPFVLSKTSSAYGRDAVLQDTTLGWRFINSRLSELYHPFSMGETAENVAKQWNLSRIAQDEFAVQSQERYFAALSAGKWADEIIPVDAIQGKQMIIVDTDEHPRETTIDQLAKLKPAFVRDGTVTAGNSSGINDGAAAMLLASEEAVLKYNLKPVAMIKSMAVAGVDPSIMGIGPVPATIKALQRAGLTVSDLDLIELNEAFASQSIACIHELSLDLEKVNVNGGAIALGHPLGCSGVRISTTLLHEMKRRKSKYGLATMCVGVGQGAAVIFERIS, from the coding sequence ATGAAACCTGTCTATATCATCGATTCTCTGCGAACGCCTATTGGAAAATATGGTGGAGTTTTAGCTTCTGTACGTCCGGATGATTTGCTGGCCCATGTCATTAAAGCATTGATTCACCGCAATGGTTCTATTGATGTAAATGCAATTGAAGATGTCATTGCAGGTGCTGCAAATCAAAGCGGTGAAGATAATCGCAATGTGGCCCGCATGGCAGCTTTGCTTGCAGGCTTACCGGTAACTGTTGCAGGCAATACAGTGAACAGGTTATGTGCAAGCGGTTTGCAGGCAATCATGGATGCATCAAGAGCAATTGCCTGTGGTGATGGTGATATTTATATAGCCGGTGGCGTGGAGAGCATGAGCAGGGCACCGTTTGTGTTGAGTAAAACATCTTCTGCTTATGGGCGAGATGCAGTATTGCAGGACACCACACTAGGCTGGCGTTTTATCAACTCAAGACTGTCTGAACTCTATCATCCTTTCAGTATGGGTGAAACAGCAGAGAATGTAGCGAAGCAATGGAACCTTTCCCGAATTGCACAGGATGAGTTTGCAGTACAAAGCCAGGAAAGGTATTTTGCTGCATTAAGTGCCGGAAAATGGGCAGATGAAATTATTCCTGTTGATGCAATACAGGGAAAACAGATGATTATTGTTGATACAGATGAGCACCCCCGTGAAACCACTATTGATCAATTAGCCAAACTGAAACCTGCATTTGTAAGAGATGGAACAGTTACAGCTGGTAACTCAAGCGGAATTAATGATGGAGCGGCTGCAATGTTGCTGGCAAGTGAAGAAGCTGTTTTAAAATATAATCTGAAACCGGTTGCCATGATTAAATCAATGGCAGTGGCGGGTGTTGATCCTTCCATTATGGGGATTGGCCCGGTACCTGCAACAATCAAAGCATTGCAGCGGGCAGGTCTTACCGTTAGTGATCTTGATTTAATTGAATTGAATGAAGCGTTTGCATCACAAAGCATTGCCTGCATTCATGAGTTAAGCCTTGATCTTGAAAAAGTAAATGTAAACGGCGGGGCAATTGCTTTAGGTCATCCACTTGGATGCAGCGGTGTTCGCATCTCTACTACATTGCTTCATGAAATGAAACGCAGGAAAAGTAAATACGGATTGGCAACCATGTGCGTTGGTGTAGGACAGGGTGCCGCTGTAATTTTTGAAAGGATATCCTGA
- the rlmN gene encoding 23S rRNA (adenine(2503)-C(2))-methyltransferase RlmN — MKVANERNIRHLSLEEINTFFESIGEKKFRAKQVHEWLWQKHAHSFGDMTNLSKELRQKLGEVFTLPALTVDATQYSSDGTVKSRFRTHEGHLIEGVLIPTDERKTACVSSQIGCSLSCKFCATGYIDRKRNLNFDEIYDEVVLINQQSEKVYEKKLTNIVFMGMGEPLLNYKNVMKAIERITSPDGLGMSPRRITVSTAGVAKQIKQLGDDEVKFKLALSLHAANDLKRHEIMPVNDTNNIKSLIDALNHFYKKTGNEITFEYILFKDFNDSLKDADELIKLYRQVPADLINIIEYNPIDLASFQKPDEEVTNRFMAYLEKHKVNARLRRSRGKDIDAACGQLANKEVLSDKS; from the coding sequence ATGAAAGTAGCGAACGAGCGAAATATCCGTCACTTAAGTCTTGAAGAAATCAATACCTTCTTCGAAAGCATTGGCGAAAAGAAATTCAGAGCAAAACAGGTACATGAATGGCTCTGGCAGAAACATGCCCATAGTTTTGGGGACATGACCAACCTCAGCAAAGAACTCCGCCAAAAGCTGGGTGAAGTTTTCACACTTCCTGCATTAACAGTTGACGCCACACAATACTCTTCAGATGGAACGGTGAAATCAAGATTCCGTACACATGAAGGGCATTTAATTGAAGGGGTATTAATTCCAACAGATGAACGCAAGACAGCTTGCGTGTCTTCGCAAATTGGCTGTTCTTTAAGCTGTAAGTTTTGTGCTACCGGTTATATCGACCGTAAACGTAACCTCAACTTCGATGAAATTTATGATGAAGTAGTTCTCATCAACCAGCAAAGTGAAAAAGTATATGAAAAGAAGCTGACGAATATTGTGTTCATGGGAATGGGTGAGCCACTGTTGAATTATAAAAATGTAATGAAGGCAATAGAACGCATTACCTCTCCTGATGGTTTAGGTATGAGCCCAAGACGCATTACTGTTTCAACGGCTGGCGTTGCCAAGCAGATCAAACAGTTGGGTGACGATGAAGTAAAATTCAAACTGGCTTTATCCCTTCATGCAGCAAATGATTTAAAGCGCCATGAAATTATGCCGGTAAATGATACCAACAATATCAAATCACTGATTGACGCATTGAATCATTTCTATAAAAAAACAGGCAATGAAATTACGTTTGAATATATTCTGTTCAAAGATTTCAACGACAGTTTAAAAGATGCAGATGAGTTGATTAAGCTTTACCGACAGGTTCCTGCCGACTTAATCAACATCATTGAATACAACCCAATTGATTTGGCATCATTTCAAAAACCAGATGAAGAAGTAACCAACAGATTCATGGCTTACCTTGAAAAACACAAAGTGAACGCAAGGTTAAGAAGAAGCCGTGGAAAAGATATTGATGCGGCCTGCGGACAGTTGGCGAATAAAGAAGTTTTAAGTGATAAGTCGTAG
- a CDS encoding outer membrane beta-barrel protein encodes MKLATILLLLLPFFVFSQEKTEGTGTITGVVKDSANEYALESVTVLVYKKSDSTLLNYRLTNPSGEFSFDKMPLNVPLLISLTSSGYKSFSKTIKLDSVNPSYNFGSIQLGTNFKSLGEIVIEAVLPIRMNGDTLEINPAAFKLDSNAVVEDMLRKVPGITLWGDGTVTVNGKKVTNVYVDGNPFFGNDPAIATQNLPKNAIDKIQVYTEEDRTKTAAERTPSDSLLTMNIKLKADKKTCYFGKAEAGMGTDKRFEVDFGLQAFNKKTRLGLGGAFNNINKNVEGLQSLLGETTFRTMNPRNRYVANFGGRGISKIYFLGANVQHSFIETTNNQRNNELSLDLSGRGSINNINSQSDAITGTGGSSFFKSSVRNSTQENDAKTLAISYNKRDVDRDMNFRASITDNRGTGSSSGSTITEREGSGIVSNSNESSESETKNRNINLSANFLNKDSDERNLKSFSLRYNTNYSESENIRNSLSNFESFEDPTRNTSFNRLYNTNSSNWNNSVNVTYNALKRLLFGSNNLWNINIRLTNNLAFSQSDLTYNVSDFDSIGKIYMPNTTITNLHKHNRVSEEPALNISKTFPKRLSNRYYRAFTVSTNLGAQFLREKDQSNFSKRDLSRDFSFFTPNTNLSYYYQKVNGFNINAGVSHSKNYSIPGLDQLFPIIDSANLYSFNYGNEFLKPSSSNNFGFNFAYGRSGNRNKKADINFNLNGNFAAVKADVADSSFYDTLGRRNIYLINIDGRKNWSIGGNFNTSIRLKKNVLQFSYNGSLNNSRSPNYIDDIFSVSRIQNLNNTVRIYFALGEIVNFSISQGINMSNSIQTGKNLRSFKNTNYITAANINLHYPKDLTLSNTMNYVKNNTTKQSSALWNAFLSYRFFKGKQLEAKFSAMDILRQNKNITIGSGSNTITTTVTNGLQQFYMLTIAYYPRKFGQSQDGGRRGTPVRNGGSAGGRPRQ; translated from the coding sequence ATGAAATTAGCAACCATTCTATTACTGCTGTTACCTTTCTTTGTTTTTTCACAGGAAAAAACCGAAGGCACAGGTACTATTACCGGAGTAGTAAAAGATTCTGCAAATGAGTACGCACTTGAATCTGTAACTGTACTTGTATATAAAAAAAGCGATTCCACTCTGCTCAATTACAGGCTGACAAATCCATCGGGTGAATTTAGTTTTGATAAAATGCCTTTGAATGTTCCCTTACTGATAAGCCTTACCTCGTCTGGTTACAAATCATTTTCAAAAACGATTAAGCTCGACAGTGTAAACCCATCTTACAATTTTGGTTCAATACAACTTGGCACTAATTTTAAAAGCCTTGGTGAAATTGTGATAGAAGCCGTGTTACCCATACGTATGAATGGCGATACATTGGAAATAAATCCGGCAGCGTTTAAACTCGATTCAAATGCAGTAGTGGAAGATATGTTACGCAAAGTGCCGGGAATTACACTTTGGGGTGATGGCACTGTAACGGTCAATGGTAAAAAAGTAACCAATGTGTATGTAGATGGGAACCCTTTTTTTGGGAATGATCCTGCTATTGCCACACAAAATCTTCCGAAGAATGCCATTGACAAAATACAGGTTTATACAGAAGAAGACAGAACGAAAACTGCAGCTGAACGAACCCCATCTGATTCGTTGCTGACCATGAATATTAAGCTGAAAGCTGATAAGAAAACCTGTTACTTTGGAAAAGCAGAAGCAGGTATGGGTACTGATAAAAGATTTGAAGTCGATTTTGGTTTGCAGGCCTTTAATAAAAAAACACGACTTGGTCTTGGAGGTGCCTTCAATAACATCAATAAGAATGTTGAAGGTTTGCAATCACTGCTGGGAGAAACTACATTCCGCACTATGAATCCACGCAACAGGTATGTGGCCAATTTTGGCGGCCGGGGCATCAGCAAAATATATTTCCTTGGAGCAAATGTACAGCACAGTTTTATAGAAACAACAAACAATCAACGCAACAATGAATTGAGTTTAGATTTAAGCGGCAGGGGCAGTATCAACAATATTAATTCACAGTCAGATGCAATTACCGGCACAGGCGGCAGCTCGTTTTTTAAATCATCCGTGAGAAATTCAACACAGGAAAATGATGCAAAAACTCTGGCAATCAGTTATAATAAAAGGGATGTAGACAGGGATATGAATTTCCGTGCATCAATAACTGACAACCGGGGCACAGGCAGTTCATCTGGATCAACAATTACAGAAAGAGAAGGCTCAGGAATAGTAAGCAACAGCAACGAATCGTCAGAATCGGAAACAAAGAACCGCAACATAAATTTGAGCGCTAATTTTTTAAACAAGGATAGCGATGAAAGAAACCTGAAAAGTTTTTCACTGAGGTATAATACAAACTATAGCGAAAGCGAAAACATACGTAACAGCTTAAGTAATTTTGAATCCTTTGAGGACCCCACAAGAAACACATCTTTTAACCGCCTTTATAACACCAACTCCAGCAATTGGAACAACTCGGTGAATGTTACATACAATGCGTTAAAACGCCTGCTGTTTGGCAGTAATAATCTCTGGAATATTAATATCAGGCTTACAAACAATCTTGCCTTCAGTCAATCTGATCTTACCTATAACGTAAGCGATTTCGATTCTATCGGCAAGATCTATATGCCCAATACAACAATTACCAACCTGCACAAGCACAACAGGGTAAGCGAGGAACCTGCTCTTAATATATCTAAAACATTTCCAAAAAGATTGTCAAACCGTTACTATCGTGCCTTTACCGTTTCTACTAACCTGGGTGCACAGTTTTTACGGGAGAAAGATCAATCGAATTTCAGCAAGCGGGATTTAAGCAGAGATTTTTCATTCTTTACACCAAACACCAACCTTAGCTATTATTACCAGAAAGTAAATGGGTTTAACATCAATGCAGGCGTTTCTCACTCAAAGAATTATTCTATTCCGGGACTTGATCAGTTGTTTCCTATCATTGACAGTGCAAACCTTTATTCTTTCAATTATGGTAATGAGTTCCTGAAGCCTTCCAGCTCGAATAACTTTGGATTTAACTTTGCTTACGGCAGGAGTGGCAACAGGAATAAAAAAGCCGATATTAATTTTAACCTGAACGGAAATTTTGCTGCCGTGAAAGCTGATGTTGCCGACAGCAGTTTTTACGATACACTTGGACGGCGAAATATTTATCTCATTAATATTGATGGAAGAAAGAACTGGAGCATTGGCGGTAATTTCAATACCTCCATCCGCCTTAAAAAGAACGTATTGCAATTTTCTTATAACGGATCACTTAACAACAGCCGTTCTCCAAATTATATTGATGATATCTTTTCTGTTTCCCGTATTCAAAATCTTAATAACACGGTGCGTATTTATTTTGCTCTGGGTGAAATTGTAAACTTCTCCATATCACAGGGTATTAATATGAGTAACAGCATACAAACCGGCAAAAATCTGCGTTCGTTTAAAAACACAAACTATATAACTGCTGCAAATATTAACCTTCATTATCCAAAAGACCTGACTTTAAGTAATACGATGAATTATGTAAAGAATAATACCACCAAACAAAGCTCGGCACTCTGGAATGCTTTTCTCAGCTATCGCTTTTTTAAAGGCAAACAGCTGGAAGCGAAGTTTTCAGCAATGGATATTTTAAGGCAAAACAAAAACATTACCATCGGCTCAGGTAGTAACACAATCACAACAACAGTAACCAATGGGCTGCAACAGTTTTATATGTTGACCATTGCGTATTATCCACGTAAGTTCGGTCAATCACAAGACGGTGGGCGGCGAGGAACACCGGTTCGAAATGGAGGTAGCGCAGGTGGCAGACCAAGGCAATAG
- a CDS encoding 6-bladed beta-propeller — translation MKFGRSVLYGLADIQSEQITEIKGFAISMTNPHYLAPDQWAYSVVLEDKNAKDSVDFELKISNGSKTLRAYFPYAKRNSSYLSDPGNIEFYNTGQPGTLLFSRPYNYSIYQLTPDSATILYNFVLPFENTVPKTFFTKEFSSRNELREYKRINPGYVWRINGLVPVNNYLFFSLDYQKRDRRFIFDRNSNRFYNINRISPDSSNAYLPVMGWGIQYYDKTALYSSISSDAMFRSKDAEQHRNPVYTVLVKEYFEKSKSTSNPVIIILKPSTKTK, via the coding sequence ATGAAATTTGGAAGATCGGTTCTTTACGGTCTTGCCGATATCCAGAGTGAGCAAATTACAGAAATCAAAGGATTTGCTATTTCAATGACCAACCCCCATTACCTGGCTCCTGATCAATGGGCTTACAGTGTTGTGCTTGAAGATAAGAATGCAAAAGATTCAGTGGACTTTGAATTAAAAATATCGAATGGCAGTAAAACACTAAGAGCCTATTTTCCTTATGCAAAACGGAACTCATCTTATTTATCTGATCCCGGAAACATTGAGTTTTACAATACAGGCCAGCCAGGTACTTTGCTCTTTTCCCGGCCTTACAATTATTCCATTTACCAGTTAACTCCCGACAGCGCAACAATCCTTTATAACTTTGTGCTCCCATTTGAAAATACAGTTCCCAAAACTTTTTTCACAAAAGAATTCAGTTCCAGAAACGAATTGCGTGAATATAAGCGGATAAACCCGGGATATGTATGGCGAATCAATGGCCTGGTACCCGTTAACAACTATTTATTTTTCTCTCTTGATTATCAAAAACGTGACCGTCGTTTTATTTTCGACAGAAACAGCAACCGCTTTTACAACATTAACAGAATATCTCCCGACAGCAGCAATGCATACCTGCCGGTAATGGGCTGGGGAATTCAGTACTATGATAAAACAGCGTTGTACAGCAGTATTTCCTCAGACGCTATGTTTCGGTCGAAGGATGCTGAACAACATCGAAATCCTGTATATACAGTTTTAGTGAAAGAATATTTTGAAAAGAGCAAGTCCACATCAAACCCTGTTATCATCATCCTGAAACCATCGACCAAAACCAAATGA